One window from the genome of Pedococcus badiiscoriae encodes:
- a CDS encoding shikimate kinase yields the protein MVNAVTGPRVVLIGPPGAGKSTIGRRLGKALDLSWHDTDRAVEESAGQSIADLFVDHGEAHFRDLERAEVLRSLSQETGVVSVGGGAPMDPEVQAALTGRTVVFLDVGIADAARRIGFDASRPLLTVNPRASWTRMMNERRPTYQRLATLTVDTAGRKPAAVVEEIVGLLGAVTAGGQA from the coding sequence GTGGTGAACGCCGTCACCGGACCCCGTGTCGTCCTCATCGGACCCCCGGGAGCGGGCAAGAGCACGATCGGCCGTCGCCTGGGCAAGGCACTCGACCTGAGCTGGCACGACACCGACCGGGCCGTCGAGGAGTCGGCGGGACAGTCCATCGCGGACCTCTTCGTCGACCACGGGGAGGCCCACTTCCGCGACCTCGAGCGCGCGGAGGTGCTGCGCTCCCTGAGTCAGGAGACCGGGGTCGTGTCGGTCGGCGGGGGAGCCCCGATGGACCCCGAGGTGCAGGCCGCCCTGACCGGACGCACCGTGGTCTTCCTCGACGTGGGCATCGCCGATGCGGCGCGGCGGATCGGGTTCGACGCGAGCCGCCCGTTGCTGACGGTCAACCCCAGGGCGAGCTGGACCAGGATGATGAACGAGCGCCGACCGACCTACCAGCGGCTGGCCACCCTGACGGTCGACACCGCCGGACGCAAGCCGGCTGCCGTGGTCGAGGAGATCGTCGGGCTCCTCGGCGCCGTGACCGCAGGAGGCCAGGCATGA
- the efp gene encoding elongation factor P, whose product MASTNDLKNGLVLNLEGQLWSVVEFQHVKPGKGPAFVRTKLKNVLSGKVVDKTFNAGVKVETANVDRRDMQYLYKDGSDFVFMDGSTYEQIHIPEATVGDVANYLLENQTAQVATHDGTVLYVELPTSVVLEITYTEPGLQGDRSTGGTKPATLETGATINVPLFLEQGTKVKVDTRDGSYLGRVN is encoded by the coding sequence GTGGCATCGACCAACGACCTCAAGAACGGCCTGGTCCTGAACCTCGAGGGCCAGCTCTGGTCCGTCGTGGAGTTCCAGCACGTCAAGCCCGGCAAGGGCCCGGCGTTCGTGCGGACCAAGCTCAAGAACGTCCTGTCGGGCAAGGTGGTCGACAAGACCTTCAACGCGGGCGTCAAGGTCGAGACCGCCAACGTCGACCGCCGCGACATGCAGTACCTGTACAAGGACGGGTCCGATTTCGTCTTCATGGACGGGTCCACCTACGAGCAGATCCACATCCCCGAGGCGACCGTCGGCGACGTCGCCAACTACCTGCTGGAGAACCAGACGGCGCAGGTCGCCACCCACGACGGGACCGTTCTCTACGTCGAGCTGCCCACCTCGGTCGTCCTCGAGATCACCTACACCGAGCCGGGCCTGCAGGGCGACCGGTCCACGGGTGGCACCAAGCCGGCCACCCTCGAGACCGGGGCGACCATCAACGTCCCGCTGTTCCTCGAGCAGGGCACCAAGGTCAAGGTGGACACCCGCGACGGTTCCTACCTCGGCCGCGTCAACTAA
- a CDS encoding alpha/beta hydrolase, whose protein sequence is MEITDVSLLVLLGLVALALFGLVVAGVPRFHNVLAVRAMRAAQVLLLNLVVVALCGAVLNDQYVFYSSWADMFGSRATQVRLHHGGTAHQAIAAQVAGPGLSHVVSLGPLPPLPQPGSRLQTYNVVDHRSDAQGQVLVYLPVGYDPTSSRTYPVVLGLHGFPGGPQSFVRLSFLKSIDSLTAEHRFAPSIVVIPRIDTPSTLDTECVNGAAGQQQTDTWLSQDIPAWTLRHFHVRTDRTSWATVGYSYGAWCAASLALRHPDVFGAAVLLQGYFRPDFSAGYDPLGKASLHAYDLIALARRDPPPVAMWVLTSREDSLSYPTTSKFLSVARPPLDIVATVLAHGGHRAAVFDPHIPDAMAWLGQTLPGFHA, encoded by the coding sequence ATGGAAATCACTGACGTGAGCCTGCTGGTCCTGTTGGGCCTGGTGGCCCTCGCGCTGTTCGGCCTCGTCGTGGCCGGGGTGCCTCGCTTCCACAACGTCCTGGCGGTTCGCGCCATGCGCGCTGCCCAGGTCCTGCTGCTGAACCTCGTGGTGGTGGCTCTGTGCGGGGCAGTGCTCAACGACCAGTACGTCTTCTACTCGAGCTGGGCGGACATGTTCGGCTCTCGGGCGACGCAGGTGAGGCTCCACCACGGTGGGACGGCCCACCAGGCGATCGCTGCCCAGGTGGCCGGCCCGGGCCTGTCTCACGTCGTCAGCCTGGGCCCGCTTCCACCGCTTCCCCAGCCCGGCTCGCGGCTGCAGACCTACAACGTGGTCGACCATCGCTCGGACGCCCAGGGCCAGGTGCTCGTCTACCTGCCCGTCGGCTACGACCCGACGTCGTCGCGCACCTACCCGGTGGTCCTCGGGCTGCACGGCTTCCCGGGTGGCCCGCAGAGCTTCGTGCGGCTCAGCTTCCTCAAGAGCATCGACTCCCTCACCGCCGAGCACCGGTTCGCGCCGTCGATCGTCGTGATCCCGAGGATCGACACCCCCTCGACCCTCGACACCGAGTGCGTCAACGGTGCCGCGGGTCAGCAGCAGACCGACACCTGGCTCTCCCAGGACATCCCGGCGTGGACGCTGCGCCACTTCCACGTCCGCACCGACCGCACCTCGTGGGCCACCGTGGGGTACTCCTACGGTGCCTGGTGCGCCGCGTCGCTCGCGTTGCGCCACCCTGACGTCTTCGGCGCCGCGGTCCTCCTGCAGGGGTACTTCCGGCCGGACTTCAGCGCCGGGTACGACCCACTGGGCAAGGCGAGCCTCCACGCGTACGACCTGATCGCCCTCGCCCGCAGGGACCCTCCGCCCGTCGCGATGTGGGTGCTCACCTCCCGCGAGGACTCGCTGTCCTACCCCACCACGTCGAAGTTCCTCAGCGTGGCGCGACCGCCCCTCGACATCGTGGCCACCGTGCTCGCCCACGGCGGCCACCGGGCTGCGGTCTTCGACCCGCACATCCCCGACGCCATGGCCTGGCTCGGCCAGACGCTGCCGGGCTTCCACGCGTAG
- the aroB gene encoding 3-dehydroquinate synthase → MSTSMSASRISVGGEYDVVIGTGLLDELPGLIGEGVQRVLVVHPRALAATGEGVREALVAKGFEAYAAEVPDAEEAKTAQVAAFLWGVLGQAGFTRSDAIVGIGGGATTDLAGFVAATWLRGIKVVHVPTTLLAMVDAAVGGKTGINTPEGKNLVGSFHPPAGVLCDLATLGTLPPHDFVAGLAEVVKCGFIADPVILDLVEADPEGVKRPDGPHVRELIERAVRVKADVVSQDLKEADLREILNYGHTFGHAIEQVERYEFRHGAAVSIGMVYVAELARLAGKLDDALVERHRSILGSVGLPVSYRGDRWPQLLEAMKRDKKSRGSLLRFVILSGVGRPVRLEGPDPALLQAAYAEVSRD, encoded by the coding sequence ATGAGCACGAGCATGAGCGCGAGCCGCATCAGCGTCGGTGGAGAGTACGACGTCGTCATCGGGACCGGGCTGCTCGACGAGCTGCCCGGCCTCATCGGGGAGGGCGTCCAGCGAGTCCTCGTCGTGCACCCACGCGCGCTGGCCGCCACGGGCGAGGGTGTGCGTGAGGCGTTGGTGGCCAAGGGTTTCGAGGCGTATGCCGCGGAGGTCCCGGACGCGGAGGAGGCCAAGACCGCGCAGGTCGCGGCGTTCCTCTGGGGCGTCCTCGGGCAGGCCGGCTTCACCCGCTCCGACGCCATCGTGGGCATCGGGGGAGGAGCGACGACCGACCTCGCGGGGTTCGTGGCGGCGACGTGGCTGCGCGGCATCAAGGTCGTCCACGTCCCCACCACCCTGCTCGCCATGGTCGACGCCGCCGTGGGAGGCAAGACCGGGATCAACACGCCCGAGGGCAAGAACCTCGTCGGGTCCTTCCACCCGCCGGCCGGGGTCCTGTGCGACCTCGCGACGCTGGGGACGCTGCCGCCCCACGACTTCGTGGCCGGGCTGGCCGAAGTGGTCAAGTGCGGGTTCATCGCGGACCCGGTCATCCTCGACCTGGTGGAGGCCGACCCCGAAGGGGTGAAGCGCCCCGACGGACCCCACGTGCGCGAGCTCATCGAGCGAGCGGTCAGGGTCAAGGCGGACGTCGTCTCGCAGGACCTCAAGGAGGCCGACCTGCGCGAGATCCTGAACTACGGCCACACGTTCGGGCACGCCATCGAGCAGGTCGAGCGCTATGAGTTCCGGCACGGCGCCGCGGTCTCGATCGGCATGGTCTACGTCGCGGAGCTCGCACGCCTCGCGGGCAAGCTCGACGACGCCCTGGTGGAGCGGCACCGTTCCATCCTGGGCTCCGTGGGCCTGCCGGTGTCCTACCGGGGCGACCGATGGCCGCAGCTGCTCGAGGCGATGAAGCGGGACAAGAAGTCGCGTGGGTCGCTGCTGCGGTTCGTCATCCTGTCGGGGGTGGGGCGGCCGGTCCGTCTCGAGGGGCCCGATCCGGCGCTGCTCCAGGCGGCGTATGCCGAGGTCAGCCGCGACTGA
- the nusB gene encoding transcription antitermination factor NusB codes for MSARSKARKRAIDLLFEAENRGLNARDLLAERLAKPVTEAPLNQYTSDLVEGVVAHWTDINELLATYSQGWTLDRMPSVDRAILRLGAFEVLYATEVPESVAIAEAVELAKSLSTDDSPKFVNGLLGRLAEVKPTLA; via the coding sequence GTGTCTGCCAGAAGCAAAGCGCGCAAGCGCGCGATCGACCTCCTCTTCGAGGCCGAGAACCGCGGGCTGAACGCTCGCGACCTGCTCGCCGAGCGACTCGCGAAGCCGGTCACCGAGGCTCCGCTCAACCAGTACACCTCCGACCTCGTCGAAGGCGTGGTCGCGCACTGGACCGACATCAACGAGCTGCTCGCGACCTACTCGCAGGGCTGGACCCTCGACCGGATGCCCAGCGTCGACCGCGCGATCCTGCGGCTCGGGGCGTTCGAGGTGCTCTACGCCACCGAGGTCCCCGAGAGCGTCGCCATCGCCGAGGCCGTCGAGCTGGCCAAGAGCCTGTCCACGGACGACTCGCCGAAGTTCGTCAACGGCCTGCTCGGCC